The Perca flavescens isolate YP-PL-M2 chromosome 23, PFLA_1.0, whole genome shotgun sequence genome has a window encoding:
- the tmem229a gene encoding transmembrane protein 229A — protein MASRWRDGPRSRSEDPACGLKTQMPRQQEPSGETEDAAEPLRELPRWMRLYFYGMHGVTLDVLLSSLQGALNHPDPKLVGFSSPYLCIMHSLTHFALEKIYSQKRCFRGRPVVFHLVFYPSVYIGLQILMGNINILTEQGFLDEVIFTSIFNLVEKSDRTLSGHTSLWSFLMYGSCSFVVERLYFYLHFSRGWGTWRRLPIYICFIYTWEFTWGLVLRQFGACSWDYSHYPHNFMGLITLLYLPGWVCLSLYQDLLSNVLLRIKCTKDVNGLSGENGEVNGALESKKKRV, from the exons ATGGCCAGTCGGTGGCGAGACGGTCCTCGCAGCCGTTCAGAAGACCCCGCCTGTGGCCTAAAAACGCAGATGCCCCGCCAACAAGAACCGTCCGGAGAGACAGAGGACGCGGCGGAGCCTCTGCGGGAGCTGCCGCGATGGATGCGGCTTTACTTCTACGGCATGCACGGCGTAACTCTGGATGTCCTGCTCTCATCATTACAGGGGGCTTTAAATCATCCGGACCCCAAACTGGTGGGCTTTTCCTCTCCGTATCTTTGCATTATGCATTCACTGACCCACTTTGCACTGGAGAAGATCTACTCACAGAAGAGGTGTTTCCGAGGTCGGCCTGTGGTGTTTCATCTTGTTTTCTACCCGTCCGTGTACATCGGGCTTCAGATCCTGATGGGGAACATCAACATTTTGACCGAGCAG GGCTTTCTGGACGAGGTGATTTTCACCTCCATTTTCAACCTTGTGGAGAAGTCTGACCGGACCCTCAGCGGCCACACGTCCCTGTGGTCTTTCCTGATGTACGGGAGCTGCAGCTTCGTGGTAGAAAGGCTCTACTTTTACCTGCACTTCAGCAGAGGCTGGGGGACGTGGCGGCGACTCCCCATCTACATCTGCTTCATCTACACCTGGGAGTTCACCTGGGGTCTGGTCCTGAGGCAGTTTGGCGCCTGCTCCTGGGACTACTCCCATTATCCTCACAACTTCATGGGACTCATCACGCTCCTCTACTTGCCAGGCTGGGTGTGCCTCAGTCTGTACCAGGACTTACTGTCTAATGTGCTGCTGAGAATCAAGTGCACCAAAGACGTAAATGGTTTGAGTGGGGAGAATGGTGAGGTCAATGGAGCACTGGAGTCTAAGAAAAAACGagtttaa